A genomic segment from Melanotaenia boesemani isolate fMelBoe1 chromosome 9, fMelBoe1.pri, whole genome shotgun sequence encodes:
- the LOC121646236 gene encoding uncharacterized protein LOC121646236, which yields MLRQLMYINIAILILSATLLLWMYKPLQDSLKHWTSPEDTLLLSTPQKNYLDHMDKLLNVSASLGRASSFVTVSQTKTLLISAYLEHRTEEKEVRVISVVLRSQAVTYICILLCQGLRYISEGVSHIHSDHFGFPYGTADIMCPLPLGCQTPSHIAVTTVVPKDEDKLEFLEIQNQHPKSDSFPYNFTVCLSTMYDFTNVLQLVQSLEMFQLLGVDKVVVYKTNCSAETQLILDYYTHKGLLEVIPWSLSRFFKVSRGWLPEHGPGELHYFGQIPALTDCLYRYMYRSKYVAMQDIDELILPQSVNSWLEVLPLLEKKYGVDMCYAFENNLFPVSPTLPAQGCWENIPGVNILAHLHQEPVDSKIRFENYKIIVSPRAVFTPTVHGVLSSMKGCTLVDRNIARICHSRIQSETWVRPDHLIYDGRLLSYSKPLVPAVNTVLKESGILPKNSKC from the exons ATGCTGAGACAGTTGATGTACATCAATATTGCCATCCTCATCCTTTCTGCCACATTACTGCTCTGGATGTACAA gCCGTTGCAGGACAGCTTAAAGCACTGGACGTCACCAGAAGACACACTTCTACTATCTACACCCcagaaaaattatttggatCACATGGATAAGCTACTGAATGTTTCTG CTTCTCTGGGACGAGCTTCGTCTTTCGTGACAGTCAGTCAGACAAAAACACTGCTTATATCAGCTTATCTGGAGCACCGCACTGAAGAAAAAGAG GTTCGTGTGATTTCAGTGGTGCTGCGGAGCCAAGCAGTAACCTATATCTGCATCTTACTCTGCCAGGGGCTGCGGTACATCTCTGAGGGTGTCAGCCACATCCATAGTGATCACTTTGGCTTTCCCTACGGGACCGCCGACATCATGTGTCCCCTCCCGTTGGGCTGCCAGACACCATCTCATATAGCTGTGACCACTGTTGTACCCAAAGATGAAG ATAAACTTGAGTTTCTGGAAATTCAAAACCAACATCCCAAGAGTGATTCCTTTCCTTATAACTTCACTGTCTGTCTCTCCACCATGTATGATTTCACCAACGTGCTTCAG ctggTACAGAGTTTAGAAATGTTTCAGTTACTGGGAGTCGACAAGGTGGTCGTCTATAAGACCAACTGCAGCGCTGAGACGCAGCTTATACTGGACTACTACACACACAAAG GTTTACTGGAAGTGATTCCTTGGTCTCTATCCAGGTTTTTTAAAGTGTCTCGCGGCTGGTTGCCTGAACACGGTCCTGGGGAACTTCACTACTTCGGCCAGATTCCTGCTCTCACTGACTGCCTTTACAGATACATGTACCGGTCCAAATATGTGGCCATGCAGGACATTGATGAACTCATTCTGCCTCAATCAGTCAACAG CTGGTTGGAGGTGTTACCGCTGCTGGAGAAGAAGTACGGTGTTGACATGTGTTACGCGTTTGAGAATAACTTGTTTCCGGTCTCACCAACACTGCCTGCACAAGGCTGCTGGGAAAACATACCCGGGGTGAACATCCTGGCTCACCTGCACCAGGAGCCTGTCGATTCTAAGATTCGGTTTGAGAACTACAAGATTATCGTCAGCCCCCGAGCTGTGTTCACCCCGACCGTTCATGGGGTGCTAAGCTCAATGAAAGGCTGTACTTTGGTTGATAGGAACATAGCACGGATATGCCACTCAAG AATCCAGTCAGAAACATGGGTGAGACCTGACCACCTGATTTATGATGGCCGGCTACTGAGTTACAGCAAACCCCTTGTACCAGCTGTTAATACGGTGCTGAAAGAAAGTGGAATTCTACCAAAGAACAGCAAATGCTag